acatgATACCCGGTACACCTCcttgataatttttaataaatgatgCATACTTTTATGCGTCTTtgaatttaaaactaaatgaaAGTTCTTTAACATTCGCTTTAGATTaccatatataaaaataacttaacAAAACCTTAGACATTCGTCATTACAATAAATGACGTAGATTTTTCTTTGTCTTTGTTATTCCATTGAATTTCATTTCCCCTAGGGCTTGAGTTCTATTAAATTAAAGGAAATAGTTTCTTGATAAGAAATACTCCATAAAAAGATATGAGCTCGTTGAGCAAGACATCTTTGTCTGGAAACTGAATTAATTTGTGTACAAAAATTGGGAGATGTTTTTGCAAATATAATTCTCTAACAATTTCGAATTCTGCAAAAGCGAGAACGTTTTCACATAATTATACTAACAGCgtaaaaaatttgataaagaaAACATTTTGCTCGACTTTGACTGTCTTGGGTATTATCGCAATTTATCGCATATCACCCACAAGACATTTTTATAAGgctgtttgtttatttaccaATCTGTATGCATGTGTATATTAAAAGTTGGTTAGTACTCTGGCGAAccgaaaaagaaataaatactGCCGAGATAAGATACTATAGAGTCGTGATTCTCTGTGATAACACATTTTTAAATCTGCACGGGCGACTCCACGAACTGATTGTCCGCCGGTTGCTTCTCCGGGCGGGGTTTCTGCTGCCCGGGATCGGCGGGTCGTCTCCGGCGTCGGCGGCGCTTTTTCTGCGGCGGATTTGGTGGCGGACTCTGGAAGGTGTCCACGTCGAAGACGGGGTAGCGGGGCGTAAAGTGGGACGTCTCGCTCACGGTGTTGGCATCCGTGTCCGCAATGTCCGTGGTCATGAACATGGCTTGTTCGTAGGTGGGAGGAGCTGCGGAACACAACAAGATATGTGAAAAGAATATAAACTTGAAGTAGTAAAGTTTTACTTACGAAGCTCTGGGACGAATTCATCAGCAGTCTCCAGCTCATCGTCCCCGTCCTCGGGCAGCTCAAAGTCCTCGAGATCATCGGAGATTTCGTAGCCGGAGTTGGTCACCCCACCAGTGGCCGCCATCTGAGCCAGTTCCATGGCCCTCGTGGAGGTGCAAGGCAGATCGGCCGGCAGTGGACTGCTGGTGGCGTAGGAATTGGCGTTGACAGGAAGGAAATCCGGTCCCGACACCGCCGTGGCCAGTGGCACATTGCCGATGGTCACGGGTAGTACCACCCGTGGATTGGCCATCAGCCAGTTCATTACGGCCACAACGCGCACTTCGTACGACACCCGCACTACCTTGGACAGGTGCTCGCAGGTGGGCGCCGTGGCCGGGATCCTTAGGGTCTCCGTGTACGTCTTCTGGCCATGATGGGGCACTGCCCCGCATTCCCTTTTTACCAGCATTATCTTCTCGGAACAGGTGCGCAGTGACGGCGTATCCGCTGTGTATGTGGCCCTCAGGTGGAGCATGATTAGCAGTTTCCTGCAGTCCGAGCTGGAATTGTTTTCAACTTGGGCGTGGACTAGCATAAACTGGCCGGGGACATAGCCCTGCTGCTGCAAGGTGACCTTTAGGTTGACAGGCTTCGTATGCATTAGACAGAAGTACTCCACGGTCTCGTTGCTggacggttcccggagcatcTTGCTTTCCTGATTCAGGTCTAAAAGTTTCAACACAGTGAAGCCAACGTTGTGGGTGCGATTGGAAGCGCCGGCCTTGAGGAAAGTCACCTTGGCGAGGTACCGGATGTGGCCGAAAGCACCCTCAAAGGACGAAGG
The Drosophila bipectinata strain 14024-0381.07 chromosome 3R, DbipHiC1v2, whole genome shotgun sequence DNA segment above includes these coding regions:
- the LOC108130301 gene encoding arrestin domain-containing protein 17 — protein: MSKNCMITFDQNEHGTYFTGQVITGKVIVNLNKSKKLRGIKLQISGYAQAHWRVRRHGSPVAIQNPKKRFKRLYSGREDYIASTTFLIGSEQSSTFNMEAGTYTYSFACPIPSHCPSSFEGAFGHIRYLAKVTFLKAGASNRTHNVGFTVLKLLDLNQESKMLREPSSNETVEYFCLMHTKPVNLKVTLQQQGYVPGQFMLVHAQVENNSSSDCRKLLIMLHLRATYTADTPSLRTCSEKIMLVKRECGAVPHHGQKTYTETLRIPATAPTCEHLSKVVRVSYEVRVVAVMNWLMANPRVVLPVTIGNVPLATAVSGPDFLPVNANSYATSSPLPADLPCTSTRAMELAQMAATGGVTNSGYEISDDLEDFELPEDGDDELETADEFVPELPPPTYEQAMFMTTDIADTDANTVSETSHFTPRYPVFDVDTFQSPPPNPPQKKRRRRRRRPADPGQQKPRPEKQPADNQFVESPVQI